A genomic window from Vitis riparia cultivar Riparia Gloire de Montpellier isolate 1030 chromosome 18, EGFV_Vit.rip_1.0, whole genome shotgun sequence includes:
- the LOC117907343 gene encoding transcription factor MYB8-like codes for MGRKPCCDKAHTNRGAWTKEEDDRLIEYIRMNGHGSWRSLPKAAGLLRCGKSCRLRWINYLRPDVKRGNFTIDEDELIIKLHKLLGNKWSLIAGRLPGRTDNEIKNHWNTHIRRRLLRGGIDPKTHQPTKPTTTEEGNCSSALTAATTDGAEKPPQPPPEQQPNQFPDGEEEHVNLELTLALFPTPSESTAESKLRRTTAPDGPDEDAGACVGCCQLSNEDSHQCQKCYNQDFNLTL; via the exons ATGGGTAGAAAGCCTTGCTGCGACAAAGCCCACACCAACCGAGGTGCTTGGACCAAAGAAGAAGACGACCGCCTCATCGAATACATCCGTATGAATGGCCATGGATCCTGGCGATCTCTTCCCAAAGCCGCTG GATTGCTCCGATGCGGCAAGAGTTGTCGGCTTCGGTGGATAAACTACCTCCGGCCTGATGTCAAGCGCGGAAACTTCACCATAGATGAAGACGAACTCATCATCAAACTTCACAAATTGCTAGGAAACAA GTGGTCGCTGATCGCGGGGCGATTGCCCGGAAGAACAGACAACGAGATCAAGAACCACTGGAACACTCACATCAGACGGAGGCTCCTCAGGGGCGGAATCGATCCAAAGACTCATCAGCCAACCAAACCAACCACCACCGAAGAAGGCAATTGCAGCAGCGCTTTGACAGCCGCCACAACCGACGGCGCTGAGAAGCCACCACAGCCGCCACCAGAGCAGCAACCAAATCAATTCCCGGACGGAGAGGAAGAGCACGTCAACCTCGAGCTCACCCTCGCGCTTTTTCCGACTCCATCGGAGTCTACTGCGGAATCGAAGCTGCGGCGGACTACTGCGCCAGATGGTCCCGATGAGGATGCAGGTGCTTGCGTGGGTTGCTGCCAGCTGAGCAATGAAGATTCCCATCAATGCCAAAAATGCTATAATCAAGACTTTAATTTGACTTTGTAA
- the LOC117907130 gene encoding myb-related protein 308-like, protein MGRKPCCDKAHTNRGSWSKEEDDRLIHYIRLNGHGSWRSLPKAAGLLRCGKSCRLRWINYLRPDIKRGNFAIDEDELIIKLHKLLGNRWSLIAGRLPGRTDNEIKNHWNTHIRRKLIRGGINPKTHQPTKPITTEETNCSSALTTTRTDNTEKPQQPPPKQQPNQFPGEEEEHINLELTLALFPTPSESTAESKLRRTTTPDGPDEGTRVCVGSCQLRSEDSNNGQKCYTQFVNLTL, encoded by the exons ATGGGTAGAAAGCCTTGCTGCGACAAAGCCCACACCAACAGAGGTTCCTGGAGCAAAGAGGAAGACGACCGCCTCATCCACTACATCCGTCTTAATGGCCACGGATCCTGGCGATCTCTTCCCAAAGCCGCTG GATTACTCCGATGCGGCAAGAGTTGTCGGCTTCGGTGGATAAACTACCTTCGGCCTGATATCAAGCGCGGAAACTTCGCCATAGATGAAGACGAACTCATCATCAAACTTCACAAATTACTAGGAAACAG GTGGTCGCTGATAGCGGGGCGATTGCCCGGAAGAACAGACAACGAGATCAAAAACCACTGGAACACTCACATCAGGCGGAAGCTCATCAGGGGCGGAATCAATCCAAAGACTCATCAGCCAACCAAACCAATCACCACCGAAGAAACAAATTGCAGCAGCGCTTTGACCACCACCAGAACCGACAACACTGAGAAGCCACAACAGCCTCCACCGAAGCAGCAACCAAATCAATTCCCCGGGGAAGAGGAAGAGCACATCAACCTCGAGCTCACCCTCGCGCTTTTTCCGACTCCATCGGAGTCTACTGCGGAATCGAAGCTGCGGCGGACTACTACGCCAGATGGCCCCGATGAAGGTACACGTGTTTGCGTGGGTAGCTGCCAACTGAGAAGTGAAGATTCTAATAATGGCCAAAAATGCTACACTCAATTCGTTAATTTGACTTTGTAA